The following proteins are co-located in the Macaca thibetana thibetana isolate TM-01 chromosome 6, ASM2454274v1, whole genome shotgun sequence genome:
- the LOC126957105 gene encoding prothymosin alpha-like has protein sequence MSDAAVDTSSEITTKDLKEKKEVVEEAENGRDAPANGNANEENGEQEADHEVDEEEEEGGEEEEEEEEGDGEEEDGDEDEEAESATGKRAAEDDEDDNVDTKKQKTDEDD, from the coding sequence ATGTCAGACGCAGCCGTAGACACCAGCTCCGAAATCACCACCAAGGACttaaaggagaagaaggaagttgtggaagaggcagaaaatggaagagaCGCCCCTGCTAACGGGAATGCTAATGAGGAAAATGGGGAGCAAGAGGCTGACCATGAGGtagatgaagaagaggaagaaggtggggaggaagaggaggaggaagaagaaggtgatggtgaggaagaggatggagatgaagatgaggaagctgagtcaGCTACGGGCAAGCGGGCAgctgaagatgatgaggatgacaATGTTGATACCAAGAAGCAGAAGACTGACGAGGATGACTAg